The following are from one region of the Nicotiana tomentosiformis chromosome 7, ASM39032v3, whole genome shotgun sequence genome:
- the LOC104099119 gene encoding sodium/calcium exchanger NCL-like translates to MLPKAYLPVLILLIFCTATHGRVISDQPSSDLVSDGVRGVDSGREKGIISLFAETEEACEQSYGFLPCTKTALGNVFLIVVYGYLMFLAATYLSSGSELLLEILGPGLIGGLFLPALGALPDAMLILVSGVSGTAAAAQSQVSVGIGLLAGSTVMLLTAIWGTCCIVGKCDIQNSVAVDLRDTKGLSLTGSGVTTDIWTSYAAMIMAVSVIPFIVVQLPQLFHSTSGRHLAVLIALIISLSLLISYCLYQVFQPWIQTRRLDYVKHKHVISGILKHLKKHALGRLFTDHGTPNIQVIEKLFNSIDENGDGYLSHSELRALVVGISLEEINLDENDAIAKVLKDFDTSSDEKLDLKEFIAGVEKWLYEARSSNGSSREAGPDTMKYLDDFHEQTRMEHSLLGDTSDEIVEGVENPRKVAIKAALLLLLGTIIAAVFADPLVDAVNNFSSATSIPTFFISFIALPLATNSSEAVSAIIFASRKNKKSASLTFSELYGAVTMNNLLCLSVFLAIVYIRGLTWNFSSEVLVILIVCVIMGVLGSIHTTFPLWTCSIAFLLYPMSLVLVYVLDYVFGWS, encoded by the exons ATGTTACCCAAAGCTTATCTTCCTGTTCTAATTCTCCTCATCTTCTGTACCGCCACGCACGGCCGCGTTATCAGCGACCAGCCATCATCGGATCTCGTCTCCGACGGAGTTCGCGGCGTTGACAGTGGTCGTGAAAAAGGAATAATCTCACTTTTTGCTGAAACAGAGGAGGCATGTGAACAGAGCTATGGTTTTTTGCCTTGCACTAAAACTGCTCTAGGAAATGTTTTCCTCATCGTCGTGTATGGTTACCTTATGTTTCTGGCTGCTACTTATCTCTCCTCCGGTAGTGAACTGTTGCTCGAGATTTTAGGGCCAGGTCTTATTGGTGGACTCTTCCTTCCTGCGCTTGGTGCTCTTCCTGATGCTATGCTCATTCTCG TATCGGGAGTATCTGGAACTGCTGCGGCTGCTCAGAGCCAGGTTTCTGTAGGAATAGGCTTGTTAGCTGGGTCAACAGTGATGCTTCTTACCGCGATATGGGGAACCTGTTGCATTGTTGGCAAGTGCGACATACAAAATTCTGTTGCTGTGGACTTGAGAGACACTAAAGGGCTCAGCTTGACTG GTTCCGGTGTTACTACCGATATCTGGACAAGCTATGCTGCAATGATCATGGCAGTGTCTGTTATTCCATTTATTGTTGTTCAGTTGCCACAGCTCTTCCATTCAACTTCTGGAAGACATTTAGCGGTCTTAATAGCGCTTATCATATCACTGTCGCTTCTCATTTCTTATTGCCTTTATCAG GTCTTTCAGCCTTGGATACAAACACGAAGACTTGACTATGTAAAACATAAGCATGTCATATCAGGAATTTTGAAACATTTAAAAAAGCATGCATTGGGGAGGCTTTTCACAGATCATGGAACACCAAATATACAAGTCATAGAAAA GCTGTTCAACTCAATAGATGAAAATGGTGATGGATATCTTTCCCATTCTGAATTAAGAGCTTTGGTCGTAGGAATCAGTCTTGAGGAGATAAACTTAGACGAAAATGATGCTATAGCAAAGGTACTGAAGGACTTCGATACGTCTTCTGATGAGAAACTTGATCTGAAAGAATTCATTGCTGGAGTTGAAAAATGGCTTTACGAAGCCAGGAGTTCTAATGGTTCTTCTCGCGAGGCTGGTCCTGATACAATGAAATACCTTGACGATTTTCACGAG CAAACAAGGATGGAGCACAGTCTCTTGGGGGATACAAGTGATGAAATTGTTGAGGGTGTCGAAAATCCTCGAAAAGTTGCAATTAAGGCTGCGTTACTCTTGTTGCTGGGTACTATTATCGCTGCTGTTTTTGCTGATCCTCTGGTGGACGCTGTTAATAATTTCTCCAGTGCCACGAGCATTCCAACTTTCTTCATCTCATTCATTGCGCTACCACTGGCAACCAACTCCAGCGAGGCAGTGTCGGCTATCATCTTTGCTAGCCGGAAAAATAAGAAATCCGCGTCATTAACATTTTCTGAG TTATATGGAGCAGTGACCATGAACAATCTCCTTTGTCTGTCAGTCTTTTTGGCAATTGTTTACATCAGAGGATTGACATGGAACTTCTCATCTGAAGTGCTGGTTATTCTAATCGTTTGCGTTATTATGGGGGTCTTAGGGAGTATCCACACCACCTTTCCCCTCTGGACTTGTTCGATAGCTTTTCTGCTTTATCCAATGTCCCTTGTACTTGTGTATGTTCTTGATTACGTATTTGGTTGGTCATAG